A genomic segment from Bryobacteraceae bacterium encodes:
- a CDS encoding DinB family protein, with the protein MPLPPRKSDGSLNPEIERLLYQLKVAREDGLGLIDGLSDEQANWSPGAGKWSMAQCFDHLNVTNRLFVQQFRAGVAEARQRGILGGGPYSYGFLSRWFLRQTEPPVKRRFSAPKPFQPGPKRPIVEIRNEWVRLHDELDEIFRSASGVDLARMRITSPAASFIKYSLGIGFWIQTAHDRRHVWQARQVRNLDGFPVGVTATA; encoded by the coding sequence ATGCCTCTACCCCCACGTAAGTCCGACGGGTCCCTCAATCCGGAAATCGAACGCCTCCTCTATCAATTAAAGGTGGCCCGCGAGGATGGGCTCGGTCTCATCGACGGGCTCTCCGACGAGCAGGCCAATTGGAGTCCGGGAGCCGGGAAGTGGTCCATGGCGCAATGCTTCGACCATCTCAATGTCACCAACCGTCTATTCGTCCAGCAGTTCCGAGCCGGAGTAGCCGAGGCTCGGCAGCGGGGTATTCTCGGCGGCGGACCGTATTCCTATGGCTTTCTCTCCCGCTGGTTCCTTCGACAGACTGAGCCGCCGGTGAAGCGCCGGTTCTCGGCGCCCAAACCGTTCCAGCCCGGGCCGAAGCGGCCGATCGTAGAAATTCGCAACGAATGGGTGCGGCTCCACGACGAGTTGGATGAGATTTTCCGCAGCGCCAGCGGCGTGGACCTCGCTCGCATGCGGATCACGTCCCCCGCCGCGAGCTTTATTAAGTACAGCCTGGGAATCGGGTTCTGGATCCAGACCGCGCATGACCGCCGCCACGTGTGGCAGGCGCGGCAGGTCCGCAACCTGGATGGGTTCCCGGTCGGCGTCACTGCTACGGCTTAG
- a CDS encoding alpha-L-arabinofuranosidase C-terminal domain-containing protein, with protein sequence MPRLPLTRRALLAGAAAVPALRAQSAESRLEILPAEPIARIAPEIYGHFVEHLGGVVYDGLWVGEGSSIANVGGIRKQLVDALKATKPGVIRWPGGCFADQYDWHDGTGPRAQRPRRTNFWVDSREWPSNANRRGIQVYDSNHFGAVEFARLCQLTGAQPYFAANLRSLPAQEFWRWLEYCNSPAGSTTLADLRAADGSRDPLNVRYWGVGNESWGCGGNFEPNEYAVEFRRYTAWAPSYGVNPRMVGSGPNGGEIAWTRRFFEAAQRRGGLGRMWGWGLHHYSWNASGGRTREWFEGKRDAVQFDAEQYYEILSECLRIDPLIRNHWDVMGEYDRDHRIKLVVDEWGSWYAPGTEPFPEALIGQQNTMRDAVLAGLTFDVFHRHADKVGMANIAQLVNCLQSLFLAHEDKFCLTPTYHVFAMCAAHQGAQSLRVVDSAPRAGYVRNGKPASIPGLSASASLDGKRLTITVTNPSLDQTRETALVIRGGTVKSAEATVLAAADAHTHNTFASPKAVEPKAARTTAKGSEWVDRFPPASVTRLAIELA encoded by the coding sequence ATGCCGCGCCTTCCGCTCACCCGCCGCGCCCTGCTCGCCGGCGCCGCCGCAGTGCCGGCTCTCCGCGCCCAGTCCGCCGAATCAAGGCTCGAGATCCTCCCCGCGGAGCCAATCGCCCGCATCGCACCGGAGATCTACGGCCACTTCGTCGAGCACCTCGGCGGCGTCGTCTACGACGGCCTTTGGGTCGGGGAAGGCTCATCGATCGCCAATGTCGGCGGGATCCGCAAGCAACTCGTCGACGCCTTGAAGGCGACCAAGCCCGGCGTGATCCGTTGGCCCGGCGGCTGCTTCGCCGACCAGTACGACTGGCACGACGGCACCGGCCCGCGCGCCCAGCGCCCTCGCCGCACCAACTTCTGGGTCGATTCGCGCGAGTGGCCAAGCAACGCGAATCGCCGCGGCATCCAGGTCTACGATTCGAACCACTTCGGCGCCGTCGAGTTCGCCCGGCTCTGCCAACTCACCGGCGCGCAGCCTTACTTCGCCGCCAACCTTCGGAGCCTTCCCGCACAGGAATTCTGGCGGTGGTTGGAATACTGCAACTCGCCCGCCGGGTCCACCACGCTCGCCGACCTTCGCGCCGCCGACGGCAGCCGCGACCCGCTCAACGTTCGCTACTGGGGCGTGGGCAATGAAAGCTGGGGCTGCGGCGGCAACTTCGAGCCCAACGAGTACGCCGTCGAGTTCCGCCGCTACACGGCGTGGGCGCCAAGCTATGGCGTCAATCCGAGGATGGTCGGATCCGGACCCAACGGCGGCGAGATCGCCTGGACCCGCCGCTTCTTCGAAGCCGCGCAGCGCCGCGGCGGCCTCGGACGCATGTGGGGCTGGGGACTGCACCACTACTCCTGGAACGCGTCGGGCGGGCGCACGCGGGAGTGGTTCGAAGGCAAGCGCGACGCCGTCCAATTCGACGCTGAGCAGTACTACGAGATCCTTTCCGAGTGCCTGCGCATCGACCCGCTGATCCGGAATCACTGGGACGTAATGGGCGAATACGACCGCGACCATCGCATCAAACTCGTCGTCGACGAGTGGGGCTCCTGGTACGCGCCCGGCACCGAGCCCTTCCCGGAGGCGCTGATCGGCCAACAGAACACGATGCGCGACGCCGTGCTCGCCGGACTGACTTTCGACGTGTTCCACCGCCACGCGGACAAGGTGGGGATGGCGAACATCGCGCAGTTGGTCAACTGCCTGCAGTCGCTGTTCCTGGCGCACGAGGACAAGTTCTGCCTGACGCCGACCTACCACGTGTTTGCAATGTGCGCCGCGCACCAAGGCGCGCAATCGCTACGAGTGGTCGACTCGGCGCCACGCGCCGGGTATGTCCGGAACGGGAAGCCGGCGTCGATCCCCGGCCTCAGCGCATCGGCCTCGCTCGACGGCAAGCGGCTCACGATCACGGTGACGAACCCGAGCCTCGATCAGACGCGGGAGACGGCGCTCGTGATCCGGGGAGGGACGGTGAAGTCGGCGGAGGCCACCGTGCTCGCCGCCGCCGATGCCCACACGCACAATACGTTCGCCAGTCCCAAGGCAGTGGAGCCGAAGGCGGCGCGGACGACGGCGAAGGGATCCGAGTGGGTTGACCGCTTCCCGCCAGCGTCGGTGACGCGGCTGGCGATCGAGCTGGCCTGA
- the ilvD gene encoding dihydroxy-acid dehydratase, which translates to MPLNSATITQGPTRAGARSMLKAIGFTDDDLAKPNIGIANTWIETMPCNYRFRELAEHIKAGIRDAGGTPMEFNTVAISDGITMGTEGMKASLVSRDLIADSIELVARGHMFDGVIALAACDKTNPGAAMALLRLNLPGLVLYGGSIHPGRFEGRDVTIQDVYEAIGAHSAGKMSDAQLKDIEDHACPGAGACGGQFTANTMATILEIIGLCPIGMAAVPQPDDRKKQVAYDAGRIIVEAVRQDLRPRAICTRKAFENAIAAVAASGGSTNAVLHLLAMAHEAGVDLDIDEFNEICARTPLLADLKPAGRYTAVDVDRAGGIAVIAQRLVEGGYVHKDQITITGRTLAEEAAAAKETPGQDVIRPVAKPIKSSGGLVILKGSLAPEGCVIKITGIDRKIHKGPARMFEREEDAMAAVLAGKIQPGDVVVIRYEGPKGGPGMREMLGVTGAIMGAGLGDSVALVTDGRFSGATRGFMIGHVAPEAAVGGPIAALRDGDPVTIDIENKKIDIDLPETEVAARLKRWNEPEPRYRTGVFAKYCLTVSSAAKGAVTC; encoded by the coding sequence ATGCCCCTGAACAGCGCCACGATCACGCAGGGACCCACGCGCGCCGGCGCGCGCTCCATGCTCAAAGCCATCGGTTTCACCGACGACGATCTCGCCAAGCCGAATATCGGCATCGCCAACACCTGGATCGAGACCATGCCGTGCAACTACCGGTTTCGCGAACTCGCCGAGCACATCAAGGCCGGCATCCGCGACGCCGGCGGGACGCCCATGGAGTTCAACACCGTGGCCATCAGCGACGGCATCACCATGGGCACAGAGGGCATGAAGGCGTCGCTCGTCAGCCGCGACCTCATCGCCGACTCGATCGAACTTGTCGCCCGCGGGCACATGTTCGACGGTGTGATCGCGCTGGCGGCCTGCGACAAGACGAACCCCGGCGCGGCCATGGCGCTGCTGCGGCTGAATCTGCCTGGGCTGGTGCTTTACGGCGGCTCCATCCATCCAGGACGGTTCGAAGGCCGCGACGTTACTATCCAGGACGTCTACGAAGCCATCGGCGCGCACTCGGCCGGCAAGATGAGCGACGCGCAGTTGAAGGACATTGAGGATCACGCCTGCCCCGGCGCGGGCGCCTGCGGCGGCCAGTTCACGGCAAACACGATGGCGACCATTTTGGAGATCATCGGCCTCTGCCCGATCGGCATGGCTGCCGTGCCGCAGCCGGACGATCGCAAGAAGCAAGTGGCCTACGACGCGGGACGTATCATCGTGGAGGCGGTCCGCCAGGACCTGCGGCCGCGGGCGATTTGCACGCGGAAGGCGTTCGAAAACGCGATCGCCGCGGTGGCCGCGTCGGGCGGATCGACCAATGCCGTGCTCCACCTGTTGGCGATGGCGCACGAAGCGGGAGTGGATCTCGACATCGACGAGTTCAATGAAATTTGCGCACGCACGCCGCTGCTCGCCGACTTGAAGCCAGCCGGCCGCTACACGGCGGTGGACGTCGATCGCGCCGGCGGCATCGCCGTGATCGCGCAACGGCTCGTCGAAGGCGGGTATGTGCACAAGGATCAGATCACGATCACCGGCCGGACGCTCGCTGAGGAGGCTGCCGCGGCAAAGGAGACGCCCGGGCAGGACGTGATCCGCCCGGTGGCGAAACCGATCAAGTCGTCGGGCGGGCTGGTGATCCTGAAAGGGTCGCTCGCGCCCGAGGGATGTGTGATCAAGATCACCGGCATTGACCGGAAGATCCACAAGGGGCCGGCGCGGATGTTCGAGCGCGAGGAGGACGCGATGGCGGCCGTGCTCGCCGGGAAGATCCAGCCCGGCGATGTTGTCGTGATCCGGTATGAGGGGCCCAAGGGCGGTCCCGGCATGCGCGAGATGCTCGGCGTCACCGGCGCGATCATGGGCGCGGGGTTGGGCGATTCAGTGGCTCTGGTGACCGACGGGCGCTTCAGCGGAGCCACGCGGGGGTTCATGATCGGCCACGTCGCGCCGGAGGCGGCGGTGGGCGGTCCGATTGCGGCGCTGCGGGACGGCGATCCCGTCACGATCGATATCGAGAACAAGAAGATCGATATCGACTTGCCGGAGACCGAGGTCGCCGCTCGCCTGAAACGGTGGAACGAACCCGAGCCTCGGTACCGGACCGGAGTCTTCGCGAAGTATTGCCTGACGGTGTCGAGCGCCGCGAAGGGCGCGGTTACTTGCTGA